The following coding sequences are from one Humulus lupulus chromosome X, drHumLupu1.1, whole genome shotgun sequence window:
- the LOC133805718 gene encoding uncharacterized protein LOC133805718 encodes MRTPFDQQDKTKWCELHIDHGHQTDECIALRIEVSNLLRGGHLNDLLTNKGKRTFQQEEDMSVVQREVTPSKLPTHERTVNVITGGLRQTNWIKGESCGIENNTINLPAQTISSSTTESTRLLNLHHDSLVIALYIANCLTKRILIDNGRLAKILYLSALREMGIDESKIIKQTTILIGFSGEQKNTLGEIKLPVYAEGVNLCTRFLVVDSMSAYNVILGRPWIHEMEAVPSTYHQVLRFPTKCGVKEIKDQQKDSRACYQTTMKAKPAQL; translated from the exons ATGAGGACTCCATTTGACCAGCAAGACAAAACAAAATGGTGTGAGCTCCACATTGACCACGGTCATCAAACAGATGAGTGCATTGCCTTAAGAATCGAAGTATCCAACCTATTAAGAGGTGGTCACCTGAATGACTTGCTCACAAACAAAGGCAAGCGAACATTCCAGCAGGAGGAAGACATGTCAGTCGTCCAAAGAGAAGTAACCCCGTCGAAGCTACCTACTCATGAACGGACAGTGAACGTAATAACTGGTGGTCTGAG GCAGACCAACTGGATCAAAGGAGAGTCCTGTGGGATAGAGAATAATACCATCAACCTACCAGCTcaaaccatcagttcctcaacaACAGAGTCAACCAGACTCCTCAACCTGCATCACGATTCTCTTGTTATTGCACTTTACATTGCTAACTGTCTTACTAAACGTATACTTATTGATAATGGCCGTTTAGCTAAAATTTTGTATTTAAGTGCTCTCAGGGAAATGGGGATAGATGAATCAAAGATCATAAAGCAGACTACAATCCTTATCGGTTTTAGTGGAGAGCAAAAGAACACACTGGGAGAGATCAAGCTACCTGTCTATGCCGAAGGAGTCAATCTGTGCACAAGATTCCTGGTAGTAGACTCTATGTCTGCTTACAACGTGATTCTAGGTcgaccatggatacatgaaatggaGGCAGTCCCTTCAACATACCACCAAGTTCTAAGGTTCCCAACTAAATGCGGAGTAAAAGAAATCAAAGACCAACAGAAAGACTCAAGAGCATGTTACCAGACTACCATGAAGGCCAAACCCGCTCAGTTATAG